Genomic DNA from Coffea arabica cultivar ET-39 chromosome 7e, Coffea Arabica ET-39 HiFi, whole genome shotgun sequence:
GGACAATATATGATTTCAAGATCTTGGGAAAACGATTAGTTCTgaacagtttttttttgtttcttatttttggAAATTGCTTATGAAAAATCTGGCTATAAAAAGAGATTCAATATTGAGATGtttctcacattttgtaaaattttaggAAAAATCGTTTAAAATATTCCTCACAAtttgtaaaatgatttttttcgtcCTTTACTTTAAAAGTGTAACTTTATGTTCtttacaaattcatattggtcaaatttggttcTTACTTAGGTTTTGGACTAGTTTTTGATTGAAATCCATTatgtgccttgcacgtgatcatttttaggggcaaaattgtcaaatcacatTTCACATAATCCGATTCATAGCCCCTCATATTTTAtagaatgaattttttcattcttcacatttcacaaaataaattttttcatctctcattgatcatgtgtacgaatagatttttttttttaaacccacatatatgtttatttgattttacttgaacaatacgaatagcatgtaatatatctctatttgatttcacctacaATAGGTTGTTCAGATGAAATGaaatagaaatatattacaTGATATTTGTACTATTcaagtgaaattaaatagacatatacaAGGGTTTTCAAAACGAGAAAAAACTATTTATACACATGATCAATCaggaatgaaaaaatttattttatgaaatgtaagagatgaaaaaatttattttgtgaaatataagGAACTATGGGTTGGATTATGTGAAAtgtaatttgataattttgcccttaaaaaaatgatcatgtgcaaGGTAAATGATAGATACCAGCGAAAAACTAGTCGAAAACTTAGGTAGGAATCAAATTTAATCAATGTAAATTTGTAAAGgacgtaaaattatatttttaaaaataagggatgaaaaaaatcattttataaaatgtgagagacgtttgaacgatttttccttcATGAATAAGGGAGTTGAAAATCTAATCATTAGCCGGCAACGTAATACACAAACAGGCAAAAGAAATAAGTTCTTAAAGTGCCAACATCTGTAGTAGGTAAAACTAGTATTCAATTATATATCTAAATCAAGTTTAGCCAAAACCGTCCTCATTTCTGACATCAACCCCCAAGGAAGAAGGAGATATTACAACCTGAAGATGAAGTGTTTCTAATAGTTTGTATTAGTGTATCGTACATGTTTTACCAATTCAAACTCCTCATTGATGCAAGACAATTTGCTataaagaaattaaatcctacaaaAGTAAAGACAGAAGCCACCAGCCAGTATGAAGTAAACAACAAATTCTTGTGACTATGAAGAAAGACCGGATAAGGACTATGAAGACAAACATTTAAGTGAAAAGTTATTCAAGCCTTCAACTTCTATCCTTTTCTTTAAGCTTTATTTAAATATCGTTGAAGTTTTACCATGTCTTGTTATAAAATGCATATAGCACCTAGCATTATAGCTCTCATATCTAATAGAAATTGAGCAAAACTTTTCTCCCTCTCCTTCTCAGTCTCAAAATAATAACATGGAAGTACTATCCTTGGAAGTTTATGCTACTAGTACTTGGTATggaaaaatgtttcaattcaatCAGAAAGGAAGGTTTAAAGAGAAGATCTGTGGGCAGAAAACTATGATCACCTGTCAGGTTGCTAATACCATGCAAAATGGAAGAACAACCAATTTTTATGAACTATTTTCTCTTGACTGTTCCAAATTTGTAGGTCTTGATGAAATCAAGAGAGCCTACAGATGCAAAGCTCTTAAGTTCCATCCTGATGCTTGCCCTGATCCATCGATAAAAGAAGAATCCACGAGGCGATTTATTGAGCTAAGAATTGCATATGAGACATTATCTGATCCAATTTTGCGTGAAATGTATGATCAAGTGCTTAATTTGGTTGATTTACAGGGAAGAACAAGCCATGGGATGAATTGTCGCATGGGCAAGAGAAGAGGTGGTGGTGTTGAAGGGTTCCCCAGGGAGGTTTGGGAGAGGCAAATCATTAAACTGAAGAAGCGATCAACGCAAAAAATGGAGAAGAGAAATAAAATGGGAATCTAAAGTTAACTACCACCAGTTTTCTAGTGCTTCCAAATTTTAGTTTcttagtcaattttttttttgaatttttattgtttttttagtttttgttctCACTTAAGAGTTGGTCCTGTATTTGCCACCTGAAAAGATCATAAACAAGATCAAGTATTATTTTTCCTCTCTGGGAAAGTTATTGTTGCTTTTAACTttacattttatttcttttgagcTCATTTTTCTTTGCTATCAGTTTTCTAAGCTTATAGAAAAACTATAAGAACAATGCCATTTTTTTGTTGCATCAATAAAGTTTCATTGCTTCCTATCTGAAAAACAAAAGCTTTATCAGATTTTTTACTAATATTCAGAAGGCCAACTATTTCTAGCGATAGGAAAGTTTTACATGTCctattatttgcaaaatttctaTTACTTGGCCATTTCTGAGTTTTaatggagaaaaggaaaagaaaataaatctgAAGAAAATTGCATCCTTCAATTAATCAACTTTTACATTTAAATGTTTGAGTTCCGTGTTAAAAGACAATAGATGTCCACTATCAAGTATTGGCTTTTTATTTTCAGCTTATAGTCTATTTTTCTCATCCTTTCCTTCTAATTTCTAATTTGTCAGCAAGATCTTAACCTAAATAAATTAATCTTATCAAACTAACTTAGAACATCACCGAGATTAGGTGTTGGAAGGTGTGGAGAGGGGTGGgagagtttttaaaaaaaacttgagTTCATAATTTATTAGGCCGATTATTGATCAAAAGCTCCAATCacaaatccaaacaaaatataCTACCAACAAACAGAAATAAAACATCAAGGAGACAATGATAGACGGAAAAATTAAATATCACTTCTAAGATTTGTCAAATTCTTTCACAAATACAGCCTGCATTTTGACACAAGCTTAGTGAGAGAAACTTTAGAGCTCCTAGTTTAtcaccaaacaaaaaaaagaaagaaaaaatggaaatctaGTTATTTTCATCACATGTGAATTGAACTTatcagaaaattttttataaatagtCTTGACGGACATAGAAGGCCTAAGCAGTCTAGAAAGTCGAATTCTCTAATTTACTATTACATGGCAATAGACTTGATTATTGGACAATGGTGAGTAGATAGATTAAAAGCTTTGTTTGAGAaattgctatatatatatatataagatactatttatatatattctatttttttatttaagcaAGTAAAAGCTAGTTATCCGTTTTTCTTTTGGAAGCCACAGATTGTTTTTTCAATTCCAAGTGTGCCTTAGAAGAACTTTGGAGCTATCCCGTTCATAGCCCTAGTCTTCAGTTGGCAAAAGTTCAAGGCGGAAAAGTGGAGGCAAGAAACTTCATAAGTGGAGTTGGCAAGAAACTTAAACAAGAATATCTTATTAAATGGAGGCCACCCCAGAGGAGCTTGTGAAAGTGAATGATGGGGCATCAGCAGGCAACCCAGGGAAGGATAGAATGGGAGGAATTGTCAGAGATAAAGTAGGCCTTTGGCTAGGGGGCTTCTCAGTGGGGTTAGGGGCAGTAACCAATATTCAAGCAGAATTGTGTGCAATCCTTAAAGGTTTACAGCTGGTTTGTGAGAATGGCTACAGGAAAGTGATAATTGACTTAGACTCCAAGGTAGGGATGAAAATGATTGAGGAAGTAGAAGAAACCTCACCATACTATAATGTTGTGCAGCAAATCAGAGTGCTAAAAGTAAGGAATGGTCATATAGCTTAAAAAATGTGTGGAGAGAAGGAAACAAATGTGCGAATTGGTTAGCAAAAGAGGCAGCCAGGAGCCAAAGAAACCAGGGAGAAATTGGATTTCCTCCAGGAAAGCTCAAAGAACTTATAGGTGCAGATATAATCGGGGTAGTTACCCCAAGATTACTCCCTGTATAAGAGGCATTGCCTCTCCTACgtatccccaaaaaaaaaaaaaacggttcAAAGTGGAAGCCTAGCAGGAAACATTTTTGCCTTGTATTTCGGAACTTCTATGTTTCTGTATTTTGGTTTTTAATTAGGATTAATAACACTTTGCCCTCCTAAACTTAGGGAGTGGCTACATTTTACCCTCCTCAAAAGTTACATAGATACACGTAACCCCCATGAAGACTAGTCAAAATTAGAAACACAAAAAAACTGAGTGTAATGACTTTATTGCCCTTTTATTCGTGAAATTATCTATAATCAATATCATTTCTTTTCATTGCTAAAAGATTTATATCTTCTCTATCGTATCAATTATACAAAATATCAAAGTAAAAAAAGTTAAAGAAAATTAACATTtagtttatgagtaaatcttatatatactaacattgtatacactatcatggtTGGATGCACGACAGATATGCAAAATTTaggttttaaattcaaatttggtTTATGTGTCATACATCTAGTAGTGAAAGTAtatacattgtcagtgtataGAATATTAATCCTTAGTTTATATCCTTGAAATTTTTCTTGTTggattaatttttacttctaTATATGTTTTGTTCAATTTATTAGACTTTAAGTGAAGCAAAACTAATAAATAACACAATACTAAAAGTAAATACAAtttccaaaattaaaaaaaaagtaatacaCAAACTCATTTTTAAAgtaattttttatcattttaatttatttaaaattttagacaaatatcattgtcatttttttgtttatcaAATTAGTCTAATATGAAGTTCTTAATCAAAATTGCTAAAAATGGTTGATATGCCTCATTTTTAAACTTagagaaagaaaatggagattaaatcaaattttattttttgagaagAAAATGCAATAATAGTAAATTATAAATACATCAACATAAAGTGACAATAGTATTAGCTTAAAAGTTCACATaaactaaaataataaaaaaactactttttgaaacaaaaaacaaGTTTAGTATTACCTCTTTTCTGAAAAGAAATTCAGCATCTATGTTTATTTTAGTATTGtgttatttattcttttttgtttgacttcAATTATAATAAATTGAAAAACGCATATATAAAAGTGAATGCTTATTGatagaaaaaaatataaggaTATAGAATATATTTAAACTTTATTTAGCTTTTTTGAGTTTGACATTGTTGTATAGTTGGTATAATAGAGAAGACATATACTTTTTAgcaatgaaaggaaataatacTAAGTTATAGATAATTTCATGAATAAATGGACCATAATGTCATTGTgcttaatttttttgtatttttaactCTGACTAGTTTTCATGGGGGATAAAGTGCATATATTTAAAGTTGaaggttggggggggggggaaagtGTGACTACCGTGTAAGTCCAGGGGGGCAAAGTGTTATTAACCCTTTTAATTATGCTTCGCAACGGTGGattgaggaaaaataaaaacatgGAAAAGGCAGTGAAATGGTCCCGATTTCTAATAATCCGTCCAAGGGTGACAAACCAAaaacgaaaaagaaagaaatatgaACTTCGACATACGTAAGTAACTGAAGCACTAGAAACAATTGCACAAATAGTATTTTACAAGCAATTGGAACCAACCCGCCAAGGAGTTGATGATAAAATTGTAAGCTAATGATTAAAAAACTAATATGATCATCTAAAATTTCTTGATGTTACCGCTCACAAAAACAACAGATAAGGCTCATTATTTATAAGAAGATGCAATCATTTGCTAGTACGATCAAGTGAGGCCATTTTAGAAGAGAAGATGTGCTTTAATGTGCCTTACACATTCAAGAAAGCAAAGATTTTTGTTAAGAGGGAAAGCTATaatgaagaaggtgaaggaaagGGGTTATTAGCGAAGGAGATTGAGAAATGGAAGAAGCAACATGGCATGATTATAATACAAGAAGAGCATGATGCTTCCAAGCCCATCAAATCATCCCATGATAATAAATGATCATCATCTTTCTCTTCACTTATATCTTTTTCATTTGGTAACTTGTGTAAGTAGAAACTAAGCCTAATTTGTGATGTTTGTTTCTTGTTACCCTCTTTTTTGTGGGTTGGTGTGGGGATGATGGTGTggattatttttttatcatttacCTATTATATGTGATGGTGGTGTAATGTTGGCAAAGTTGTACAGTGCTTGAAAGCTTTATGGCATATAAAAATTATCCAGTCTTCTCCGTGTTTTTGCCTTTTTGTTTTGAGATCTTTTGTTGGGATTCAAAACCTTCTTCCTCTCTCTCCGTTTGACTTGctagagagtttttttttttttttttttaaagatttttttgGTGGGATTGATCATCAAGAATTGGTTGATTTCGCCTATATACATGTAGCAGACTCGAGATTATGTGTTTTGAACACGTTTCCATTGTTGATAATATCCAAGTGGATCAAAGGATAACTCTTGGCCTTTTTATTTTAGGTCGATTCGTTATCCATATTGATTTTCTTCCCGAGTTCAACGTGGGATTATGATTTATGCCAATTGCCAAGTTGATCAAAACAGTGTATTAATTGACTGGTCGAGATATACATGTTCAATTGATAACCATCCACCACCAAAAAGTGGTTTAAGGAAGATAACTGCTGAATGATCCATAGTGCAGATTGGAACCGAATGATTTGTATAAATCCTGCACTTTGCACACGTTATCAGTAACAGTTCGAGAATCCCTGGTAGATTAAGAAGAATGTCATTTTATGATACGATGTTAGCTGTTGATGGGATTTCATCACGAACCAAGAAGTAGTGTTCGATCACTCCAACTTTGGattttgttaaagaaaacaaaaacgtgaTATTTATGTtagagaaatagcaatataataaaaagtgggacaaaGAGTAGCACAtagtgtgggacagaagatccgttgcgaacAAAATCTATCCATGAACTTCTTTTTTTCCCCGTTTTTTGGGTTGGCCAACTCCAATTTGGCAAGGCTTTTGTGAATTTGAGAGCATAATGCTTGTTGATCAAACACTTGAAAAGGAGAAAACAGGAGGAAAGCCTTGCATTTGCTGTCAAAAAATTGTTTGCTAACAATGTGTTGTAGGGCTAAAAATTTGCAATGTCAAAGACAGAATAAGTTTTCTTTGAGGAAAAATTGCAAATAAGTTTGATGGAGAATCCCGGAGTTAAAAAGTCTATCAGAAAAACAGCGAAAGTAAACCTTGAAGGGCCAGTGGATAAACATCTTGAAGAGCTTCTGGAGGCTGTTAGCAAGAAAATAAGCAGACTCAACATCAATTACTCTCGTGAAATGAATATTTCTATTTCCTTCTTTTGGTACAAacgtgaattttttttttctgaaaaaacAAGAAGGGAAATCCATGCAGATATGGtgcctttaattttttttgtatttgggGAATATGCTTACAACAATAATTTCTGCCAAACAGAGACGGGCAGAACGGGCTTGGCTAGGTGGATAAGATTGGTTACTTCTAAGTTCTAATCATTAATCATTATAAAGCGCAAGGAAATATGTCTTCTTTTTCTGTCCTGTTTGAAAGATTAAGGGGAAACGAAGTTGAAAAGGTGACCAAATAAAATAGGATAAGAATAAATCATTAGCTGTATTTGAACCAGGGTTTTGAATTTGCATCTGGATAGCTTGGTAAGATGCTTCCACTAATGGATATTACGATTACGCTAATTCAATGGCTCTCCTTGGTCTCATCCACTTGCTAGGCACTGCAGAATCTACATTCGGACAATATCCTATAAACTTTTCTTTAACTAATGGAATCATAGGATTTCCAACTTTTTAATGTTAATGAGGTCTAAGTTCTCTAATCAATTTTAGATTCAAGATTAGTAGCAAAACCTGAATTTGGCGACATCTCCAATGTTTATGGCAATGGTAACAATTCTAAGCTACCCCTTGATCTAGGGGAGTAACTTATTACCCTAATCAAGGCTTTGATGTTACTGTAATGATTCATAATAACTCGATAGATGGGACGATCATTGTGCTAGAaacacaaaattttaaattttgccctatcaactttctgTATAGGAAAATGGCCTACCGCAGGAGTGACGGTTGATGAAGATTAGGTTCCATTTTTGAGAAGGAACCTGATGAACGACTACCATCTCCAAGCATGGTAGCAAGAGCACAAATTCCCTAATGATGATGCTGGGAAGTAGTGAAAATAATTAATAGGCAGCAATAGCACAAAGTCCCACATTTTGACACAGGGAGCTAGAGAAAGTCAATAACAATATCGAGATTTTTGAGTGGCATTGTAACTTTTTATGGGCcgggggggtgggggtgggtTGTAGTAGCAAATGAAAATTTACTTGAACATCTCCGCTGCATCATTCTGTCTTTATGCTGCGACTAACTAGAGCAGTAGTTGCTTTACAGATTGACAGCAAGACTTTTTGTTTAGATGGAACTTTGCACTCAATTCTTTATTAAGATCAGATCGTGCTCAACCATAAACGGTTGAAAATTCACTCTTCAAAAGGAGTGTTTAGGGATCGAATTGAGACTAAAAATATGGGCAAGTTAACTGGTTGAGAATGTATGGGGACTGAAAGATGGCTAGATCAACAAAACATGAGTGACAGGCCAAACTATTCATCACTCAGGGAAAGGTGGGATATCTTTATTCTTTGGTATTTCCTATCATTTTCAACCCGACACAAATGCCCGCCATTGGCTGTGGACATTATGAGCCGAACATCAAGGAAACGAGAATTCTGGTTGCAATCATTTCCATATGCTTCTAGCAGTTGACCTGACAGAATTTTCCTGAAGAACTGATGGGAATTCAGATGaagtactttcattttttatttctgtCAAATCAATTATCCACAAATTGAATGCTTGAAAATGAATTAATAGTGCTCCTTTTAAGCACACTACACATAACCAAAAAAATGGTACGCTAATAATTTAGTAAGATGAACAAAGCTCCAATAGAAATTCTGCAAACTGTTGCTGAGGTACTTAGTGGAGAATACAATATGCATATATGAACTGGTAGATAAACTTTATTAAGTTGTTCATGCCTTGCTACTGTGTCATTAAAGGAATGTCACTTTCAGGGTGTTTAATTAATCACTTCCGCAGAAAGATGTATTCCACTTGTGTAACCTGGAGAATCCACACAATACAGGCAGTTAAAATGGTACAGTGCCTTGCCGGTCCAAGTTTTGGCAATGATTGTAGGTGGTAGTGTATATGCTTTAGAAAATGTTGAGTAGACGAGAACAAATTTTTCtgctgaaatttgaaaattgtcTTCTGCAACAGTGAATACCCTAAAGAACTAAAGTTTTTAAGCAACGTTCGGTGAGGGGATTGGTAGAAGGGAGCTTTGTATGCAATAATATGCACCAGTGGGTCCAATAAAGTTCGTCTTCTCATAATCTTTATCACAAGATCTActtgttgaaaaaaaatgtCTTCAACTAGTTCATAGTCATTGTTTCAGCTTATTCAGTTTTGCATGCACTGTTGAGGCTCTACTATACTTTCTGATTGTGGGGTTCATGGAGGAAACAGCCCTTTGAGCTCTCCCAAACACTTCAAACAACTATCATGCCGTCAACTTCCTTGAACGAGAGAGGGAACTTCCAGTTCTCAGAAGCACATGAAAATATTGCTGCTGAAGCAGTGGCAAGAGCTGCAGAGGATCTCTCTCAGTTCCCCCAAACTCTTCAAACAACTACAGTTCCTTCTGCCCAAGAAACCTCTATAATGGTGGCTGATGATAAGCTGCCTGAGAGGTTTCAGTGGGTGCTGAATGCACCAGAACCACCAGGTCTATGGTGTAAGCTGCAGAATGGCATTACCGAAACTATCTTTCCTCTCAAGAACAAATTTCAACATCTCAGGGAGCATCAAGTGTCCAAATCTTTGGGAAATCTATTTCCTATCCTTTCTTGGGGCAAAGCCTACAACATCAAAATGTTCAGGAAGGATTTATTGGCTGGTTTGACTCTTGCAAGCCTCTGCATTCCTCAAGTGAGTATAAGTTAAGGATGCCATTAATGCTTTGTATCATTGCCAACATTAGGGACAATATTGGTTACTGTACTTACTCTTATGTTTGTCCTTAAACTTCATTTAGAGCATTGGATATGCAACTCTAGCCAAGCTTGATCCTCAGTATGGTCTCTGTAAGTTTGCATTCTCATATACTCTATTGATCTTCCAGAGTTGTAATTTAATTTTGGAGCACTAAACTACAACAATTTCTGTTTAACTTCAGACACTAGTGTTGTTCCACCATTTTTGTATGCTATACTGGGAACTTCAAGAGAGATTGCAATTGGACCTGTTGCTGTAGTTTCACTGCTTTTGTCAGCCATGATTCAGAAGATAGAAGATCCTGTAGCAAATCCTGTTGCGTATACGGGGCTGGTGATCACTGTAACCCTTTTTGCTGGTATCTTTCAAGCTGCCTTTGGAGCATTCAGGTAAATCAAATTCTTGTGAGTTGGAAACATCCTTGAAGACATCACGAACTTACACTTAGGATGTGGATTCATATTATAGGTTGGGATTTCTGGTTGATCTTCTATCCCATGCTGCCATAGTTGGGTTCATGGCTGGTGCAGCTATCATGATTGGCCTTCAGCAACTGAAGGGACTGCTTGGAACTACtaaatttacaaacaaaactgatATTATCTCTGTCCTTGCAGCTGTTTGGAGATCAGTCCATGATTCTGTAACTTTTTTCTTCCTATGCTTTCTTATCCTGATTCGTAGAAGATATTCCTTGGCTTATAATATATACGAGGAAGCTACTTAACTGCTGCATATTTTCTGGCAGTGGAATCCTCTGAACTTCATACTTGGTTGTTCATTTCTCAGCTTCATCCTAACAACCAGATTTCTGGCAAGTAACATATTGCAAACAGTAGTTCTATTCTAGTTAAAGTACACCTCTATTTATCTTTCTATATCAATTATTGTGCATATGAACATAATCCCCAAAATTCCACTTGTGCTGTAAATTCAGGGTCGAAAAAAGCAGAAGCTTTTCTGGTTATCAACCATTGCACCTCTCACATCTGTCGTTTTATCAACACTCATTGTCTTCCTAACAAGAGCTGATAAGCATGGAGTCAAGATAGTGAAGCATATCAAATCTGGGTTGAACCCTATTTCTGTTCACCAGTTACAGTTGAACGGACCACATACTGCTGAAGCTGCCAAAATTGGGCTTATTGTCGCAGTTGTTGCACTTGCGGTGCACTTCTTGATAACAACTCTGAGTATTGAATAGCTTATTCTTACGTTCTATAGTTTTACAATGATGTACAATGTCAAACTTCAGGAAGCCATTGCCGTTGGACGATCGTTTGCATCAGTGAGAGGATACCACCTTGATGGAAACAAAGAAATGGTGGCAATGGGAGTCATGAATGTTGCGGGATCACTAACTTCTTGCTATGTTGCAACAGGTGACCTTTCCCTTCTTGGTTAATAGTCCTACACCTTTCCCTTGTTTTTGCATGTACCAATCTAAAAGTCACAAAACCAACTACCTTCCAAGTGAGGTAAAAAAATtgtctaagtttttttttttctctaatttaATCGTAAAAAGGTGGAAACACGGAATGAATAGTTGCCTTTTGCAAGACCaggtatatttttaaaagtgagaaaTTTAAACCATAATCCAAATTTAGTCAAATTGTAggcctttttaattttttgggtAAATTACACTTTACTTCCTGTGATTTAGTGTTTTTGTACATAACTctcttatagttttaaaaactatacataactcCCTCATAGTTTAAATTAAAATGTCAAAGTAATGAAATTTATAATCCATAACCGAGTCATCTAAAATGTGAAAAATACTCCTACGTAAAGTTGAAAATCATTTATTTACCACAGGggtgttatgtgtttattttaaaaattataagggaattatatggtaaagtattaaactaTAAggaggttatatggtaaaatataaaactaTACGAGGTTAGTGCGTCATATATataatgtttatatattttggtcacttcagacattttaatttttaaacaagggtaatttcgatattTTCAAAGGTTCTGTTACGAATGATTATTTCCACCATTTTGAgattttaatccaaatcatgagaCGGTTATGTAtaaattttgaaaccatagaggggttatgtacaaaaaaaaaatactaaaccatagggggataaaatataatttgcccttttttttgggtttaaccTGACATATTGTCTTACGAACTCAACTTCAAGGATTGTCTTTACACATCTAGACCAGATATTTTTATCCAATACTTTCCTGGTAGTTTGCTTGTCTCTTGCAAACAACCACCTGTATGAGTTTCTTCAAGACATGTTGCCCAATATTCAGTTTCCTAAAACCTCCATGCAGGTTCATTCTCAAGGACTGCTGTTAACTTTAGTGCTGGCTGTGAAACTGTGGTGTCAAACATTGTAATGGCTGTGACAGTTATCATATCACTGGAATTGTTCACACGACTCTTGTTCTACACTCCGATTGCAATCCTTGCTTCAATTATTCTTTCAGCTTTGCCAGGACTGATTGACCTAAATGAGGCTTACAACATATGGAAAGTTGATAAGCTAGACTTCCTTGCTTGCATTGGAGCATTTCTTGGAGTGTTGTTTGCATCTGTCGAGATCGGCCTACTAGTTGCGGTAACACTTTTGAAATCCTTGTTACTTACAAAATTTTGATCTGAGCTTTAGCTATTCATTGTGTTACACCTGGTATGTGTTGTCTGCTTGTTGGGGCGTTGGATGCCAAGGGTAAAAATCAACttctcaaaggaaaattttggaatttcaacTCCTGTGATCCTGGATTTTCACATGAGTTTTACATTTACCTTTCATC
This window encodes:
- the LOC113700553 gene encoding chaperone protein dnaJ 20, chloroplastic-like, coding for MEVLSLEVYATSTWYGKMFQFNQKGRFKEKICGQKTMITCLDEIKRAYRCKALKFHPDACPDPSIKEESTRRFIELRIAYETLSDPILREMYDQVLNLVDLQGRTSHGMNCRMGKRRGGGVEGFPREVWERQIIKLKKRSTQKMEKRNKMGI
- the LOC113700419 gene encoding low affinity sulfate transporter 3-like; amino-acid sequence: MPSTSLNERGNFQFSEAHENIAAEAVARAAEDLSQFPQTLQTTTVPSAQETSIMVADDKLPERFQWVLNAPEPPGLWCKLQNGITETIFPLKNKFQHLREHQVSKSLGNLFPILSWGKAYNIKMFRKDLLAGLTLASLCIPQSIGYATLAKLDPQYGLYTSVVPPFLYAILGTSREIAIGPVAVVSLLLSAMIQKIEDPVANPVAYTGLVITVTLFAGIFQAAFGAFRLGFLVDLLSHAAIVGFMAGAAIMIGLQQLKGLLGTTKFTNKTDIISVLAAVWRSVHDSWNPLNFILGCSFLSFILTTRFLGRKKQKLFWLSTIAPLTSVVLSTLIVFLTRADKHGVKIVKHIKSGLNPISVHQLQLNGPHTAEAAKIGLIVAVVALAEAIAVGRSFASVRGYHLDGNKEMVAMGVMNVAGSLTSCYVATGSFSRTAVNFSAGCETVVSNIVMAVTVIISLELFTRLLFYTPIAILASIILSALPGLIDLNEAYNIWKVDKLDFLACIGAFLGVLFASVEIGLLVAVGVSFVTVILSSIQPGTETLGRIPGTDIFVDVNQYPMAVEIPGILVTRLKCALLCFANSNCIKERILQLATGKQEVGDKGNAKGKTQLIVFDMSNLMNIDTTGLASLKELHNSLASEGIEFAVTNPRWQVIHKLRLANFVNSIGRRVFLTVGEAIDVCITAKMA